CCGAAGGCGGACGTGGACGCCGAAGTTCGCGGCTATCTCGCGTGCGCCGAGCGATTGGCGCAAGGTGGTCGGCTCGCGCTCCTGATCACGCAGGGCGTTGCCGGCTCCGGCAAGACGACGGTCACGAGTGCACTGCTGGAGGCGGTCGACCTGATCCGCATCCGCTCCGACGTGGAACGCAAGCGACTCGCAGCCATGAACCCGGCGTCGCGCAGTGCATCCGCCGTCGACGACGGGCTTTACACGGTGGAAGCGAGGCGGCTTACGTACGAGAGGCTGCGAGCGCTGGCGATCGATGTCCTGCGTGCGGGCTACCCGGTCGTGCTCGATGCGACGTTTCTCGATCGTGGCGAGCGCGACGCCTGCCGAAGCCGTGCGCGTTCGGCAGGGGTACCGTTCCGGATCCTCGCATGTCGTGCCGCTGCAGGCGTGCTGCGAGAACGGGTCGCTTCGCGCAGCCGCGTCGGACGGGACGCTTCCGAAGCGGACCTGCCGGTGCTGATGCGGCAGCTCGAAGGGGAGACCGAGCTCGATGGCAGCGAACTGCCGGAGGCGATCGTGATCGACACCTCGCAGGCGGTGGATGGGCATGCGTTGGCGGCAGCGCTGGGTTTGTCGGAGGATCGTGCCCAATGATTGAAGTAGGTCAAGGCAACGCGGTTTCACGTCGACTAAACTTAAAAAGGGTAATAGATAGTTAGGAGGAGATCGAGATGGCAAACCTTACTCGTTTCGACCCGTTTGGCGAAGTGACGAGCCTTTTCGATGACCTGTCGAAAGGCCTGTTCCGACCGGTCGGCTTCGGCCAGATGCCCGAGATGCCGGGCCGAATCAAGATAGACGTGAAGGAGGACGGCGCGGCTTACACCGTTCATGCGGACATCCCCGGCGTCAAGAAAGAAGATATCCACGTGTCGCTCGAAGGCAACCAGGTCACGATCAGTGCAGAAGTGAAGAAGGAAACCGAAGAGAAAGAGGACGAGCACGTCGTCCACAGCGAGCGTTACTTCGGAAAGGTGATGCGC
This Betaproteobacteria bacterium DNA region includes the following protein-coding sequences:
- a CDS encoding ATP-binding protein codes for the protein MDAEVRGYLACAERLAQGGRLALLITQGVAGSGKTTVTSALLEAVDLIRIRSDVERKRLAAMNPASRSASAVDDGLYTVEARRLTYERLRALAIDVLRAGYPVVLDATFLDRGERDACRSRARSAGVPFRILACRAAAGVLRERVASRSRVGRDASEADLPVLMRQLEGETELDGSELPEAIVIDTSQAVDGHALAAALGLSEDRAQ
- a CDS encoding Hsp20/alpha crystallin family protein, whose protein sequence is MANLTRFDPFGEVTSLFDDLSKGLFRPVGFGQMPEMPGRIKIDVKEDGAAYTVHADIPGVKKEDIHVSLEGNQVTISAEVKKETEEKEDEHVVHSERYFGKVMRSFKLGQEVESAGATAKYSDGVLELSLPKKLGSSAKKLKVE